Within Oryzias melastigma strain HK-1 linkage group LG23, ASM292280v2, whole genome shotgun sequence, the genomic segment GGTTTAAATAATATAGTAATGATGAATTATGGAGATTTTGATTTCTAtttatccttatttttttcataaaatcgACCGTTGCATGTTCTCTGTGGAAGAATGActtcatctgtttgttttgataATATGCAAACTGCTGTAGGACTTTAATAAATACTTGTCCCTTTAAACAAGTATTATTTTGGTAATACAGTTgtcttaaattgtgttttttaattttaaataaaaataaaactcaaaatatatgcatttatataaataaagtaaataattttattataaatatagtcaaatatgttttggtttttactgATTAACCTTTAAAAGAATTGACATTCTACTTTTAAAGctctattttttgtcatttaatcggtaaataaatgtaaaaaaaaaaaagccgttTGTTTCATTTGAGTTATGGAAATGTGGGATTTGCATTAAAGCACGTGAGCACAGAGTCCTGCTCTCCAGTCTGGCAGATGTAGGGGTTTTTATACTaacaaacaaagttttaaatcaCTTGTTCTGCAGTATAAACAGGAATTATATTTGTAAGTCGAATGTGCAAACTGGTTGTGTTCATCGAGGAAGTGAAAGATATTTAAAGTACGCATTGGAAAGTACTTGAACAGGTGATGTCACCTTGTTTCTCTCTAACCTCTTCTCTCCTGGTAACGAAACCGCCGCCCATCCTGGTCACATGacctaatatttacacactttgtttttatgaaggGTTGGGAGAGATAATACACAATTACTTGGCAGCTGTATCTGTTCTGCATGATGTGTTTGGTTTCACCGTATTGATCCTTTTGTCTCAGAAAAAGCACGATGGTGGAACAAACAAGACGCCAGAACCACGTGGTTTCCCTCCAGGCTGGACCTGGAGAGGTCGACGGCGGCGCCCTGTTCGACGTGAACTTAAGGTAGCGCTCGGGCCCTTATTTCAGAGCGCCTGTTACCAGCAACAACAGAGCACAGCTTTGCAGGTTGTGTCAGAGGCAAACACATGATGCGGGATCAGTTGTGTGACAATAACAAAAGCACAAGGAAATTTTTGGTTTGGGGATCTTCCTTGTTTGGGACTTCAAGAAATAGAAAGTGACTTTTGGTTCCTCCTCCAGGCTCAGCAACAATGTAACACGGGCGGTTGGACGCCAGTTGGCTGTGATAGGAGACCAGATGATGCGGGATCTGGCAAGCAGGGAGCCAACCTGGCCAGCGGTTCCAATAAATCTGTTTAGACCTGCACAGGTGCTGACCAGGACCATTTATAGGTACATGACTCCCTCAGTTgctcat encodes:
- the bik gene encoding bcl-2-interacting killer is translated as MVEQTRRQNHVVSLQAGPGEVDGGALFDVNLRLSNNVTRAVGRQLAVIGDQMMRDLASREPTWPAVPINLFRPAQVLTRTIYRDIHRQLWSFQDLFAALKVWITSTPTGPRTFRDETLTALAAGFNAGWTRGALVAAALVAAVSTFGALCIEWKV